The nucleotide window TTTCCAGGCAGTAGATCGATTCGCCCTTCGACGACACGATGCCGCTGCCGTAGATGCGCAGGCCCTCCGGCTGCCGGATCAGGCCGAACTCCACCGTGTACCAATACAGCCGGGTCAGCGCGGTCAGCGCTCCGGGGCCGATGCCGTGCGCCTTCACGCCGCCGCGGCCGTAGGCCTGCATGTAGTCGGCGAACAAGGGATTCATCAGCAGCGGCACGTGCCCGAACAGGTCGTGGAACAGATCGGGTTCTTCGATGTAGTCGATCTGTTCGGGCTTGCGGATCCACCACGTCACCGGGAAACGGCGGTTGGCCAAGTGGTCGAAAAAATCCAGCTCGGGCAGCAAGCCTTCCACGCCGATCAGTTCCCAGCCGGTGGCGTCGCGCATGACCCGGTTGAGGTCGCTGAATTTCGGGATGCGGTCCGGGGTCATGCCCATCGCGTCCTGCGCGACCAGGAACTCGTCGCTGGCG belongs to Luteimonas galliterrae and includes:
- the phhA gene encoding phenylalanine 4-monooxygenase is translated as MNQPRRVENLQTDKGKVPVYATGVVAQPWADYTAEDHDVWRRLYERQRQILVGRASDEFLVAQDAMGMTPDRIPKFSDLNRVMRDATGWELIGVEGLLPELDFFDHLANRRFPVTWWIRKPEQIDYIEEPDLFHDLFGHVPLLMNPLFADYMQAYGRGGVKAHGIGPGALTALTRLYWYTVEFGLIRQPEGLRIYGSGIVSSKGESIYCLESDAPNRIGFDLERIMRTRYRIDTYQKTYFVIDSFEQLISATEPDFTPIYARLASQESYPAGTVLDSDKVYTRGTGEGWASDGDV